Genomic segment of Chitinivibrionales bacterium:
ACGTTGTGAAAATCGGCACCTGTCCGATCCATTTTATTCACGAATGCGATTCGGGGAACGTGGTATTTGTCGGCCTGTCTCCAGACAGTCTCCGATTGAGGTTCTACGCCTCCAACCGAATCGAATACGGCAACTGCGCCATCCAAAACTCTCAAAGAACGTTCGACTTCAATAGTAAAGTCTACATGCCCCGGTGTATCAATAATCGTTATCCGGCGATCTTTCCAATCACAGGTGATCGCCGCTGAGGTGATGGTGATCCCCCGTTCACGCTCCTGTTCCATCCAGTCCATAACCGTATTGCCGTCATGAACTTCTCCCATTCTGTGCACCATACCGGTATAAAACAGAATTCGTTCTGTTGTCGTCGTTTTCCCGGCGTCGATATGAGCCATGATACCGATGTTGCGCACATTGTGAAGATCTAACTCTTTTTTTCCAGGAGAATTCATTCATCACCTTAATTCCATCTATATCCTGATGTAATCTTCTAATCGCTTACCAGCGGAAGTGCGCAAACGCTCTGTTTGCTTCCGCCATCTTGTGCGTATCGACTTTCTTACGAATCGCACCGCCTTCATTACGGTACGCCTGCAACAGCTCGCCTGCCAGCTTTTCCGACATATCCTTTTCGGAACGAGCTTTCGAATAGGTAATCAGCCAGCGGATCGCCAGCGACAAACGACGGTCGGTTGAAACTTCAATCGGTACCTGATAGTTGGCGCCACCCACCCGGCGAGATTTAACTTCAAGAACCGGTTTGACATTATCAACAGCTTTGGTAAACACACTCAGAGAATCCTGATTGGTTTTTTCGCCGACAATATCGAGTGCGTCATAAAAGATTCTCTCGGCCAAGCGTTTTTTACCGCGAGTCATGATACTATTGACAAAGCGTGTCACCAGTATACTGCCGAACTTCGGATCTCCGACTATCTTTCGTTTTTGAGCTCTTCTTCTACGTGCCATATCGTTTATTCCTTATTAAGCCTTTTTGGGACGTTTTGCCCCGTATTTTGAACGACCACCCCGACGGTCTTCAACACCCTGCGTATCAAGGGCGCCCCGAATAACATGGTATCGGACACCGGGAACGTCTTTTACACGACCACCGCGGATAAGAACAATCGAATGCTCCTGCAAATTATGCCCTTCTCCGGGGATATATGCGTTGACTTCCATATGGTTAGTCAAACGAACACGAGCAACTTTCCTCAAAGCCGAGTTCGGCTTTTTGGGAGTTGTCGTGAAAACCCTCGTACATACTCCACGACGTTGCGGGCATTCCTGTAAAGCACGAGATATGTTACGTTTAATCTGTGCTTTTCTCCCTTTTCGGATTAACTGGTTGATCGTCGGCAAAAGTTAACTCCTTAAATTGGCAAAAAAATAAGCTTTCAAGATAATAAATTCCACTATACTAAATCAATACCAAGCTATAGTTTTATTCAATTACTCCGCCCAAATCGAGAAAATCTTCGTTTTCATCGTGTTCTTCCACAGGAATAATATCCGATTCCAAGTCTTTTACCTGTAATCTGCGGTAGTCCCGCAAGCCGGTACCGGCCGGAATAAGGTTACCCATGATCAGATTTTCTTTCAAACCACGGAGATGATCGGTCTTTCCTGCAACAGCTGCCCGGGAAAGGACTTTGGTCGTTTCCTGGAACGAGGCGGCGCTGAGGAACGATTCGGTAGTCAGTGATGCCTTGGTGATACCAAGCAACAGTGGCTTGAACGTTGCCGGTGTTCCGCCTTCGTTGATAATCATTTCATTTTCTTCAAAGAGCCTCTTCCGGTCAACATCATCACCAGCCAAAAATCCGGTTTCACCAGGATTTTCAACCCTGACCTTTTT
This window contains:
- the rpsG gene encoding 30S ribosomal protein S7, which codes for MARRRRAQKRKIVGDPKFGSILVTRFVNSIMTRGKKRLAERIFYDALDIVGEKTNQDSLSVFTKAVDNVKPVLEVKSRRVGGANYQVPIEVSTDRRLSLAIRWLITYSKARSEKDMSEKLAGELLQAYRNEGGAIRKKVDTHKMAEANRAFAHFRW
- a CDS encoding 30S ribosomal protein S12, producing MPTINQLIRKGRKAQIKRNISRALQECPQRRGVCTRVFTTTPKKPNSALRKVARVRLTNHMEVNAYIPGEGHNLQEHSIVLIRGGRVKDVPGVRYHVIRGALDTQGVEDRRGGRSKYGAKRPKKA